A region from the Catellatospora sp. TT07R-123 genome encodes:
- a CDS encoding D-arabinono-1,4-lactone oxidase: protein MSKVWQNWSRIESVTPARVAYPGSPDEVVQAIAAARAEGLRVKPIGAGHSFTGIAIAPGVQLDLRNLQGVVRVDTDRGRVTLAAGTHLYRLPELLAPYGLALQNMGDIDAQTIAGATSTGTHGTGAAFGGLATQITGVTLATADGSLLVIDEENNTDLLDAARLGLGALGVLVDVTVQCVPAFKLNAVEKPEPLAAVLNAWEERATGPDHFEFYWFPHTATALTKTNTRLPMDAPSAPLGSFKRWVDDDFMSNKLFSAVCGLGRAVPAVIPPINRLAQKLTNNREFTDVSTSVFTTKREVRFREMEYALPREEVPDVLRALDRLINQNNWKISFPVEVRAAAPDGLWLSTAHGRDTGYVAVHRYFKEEPGLYFTYAEQIFRAHGGRPHWGKMHTQNAESLSASYPRFGDFLAVRDKLDPQRVFANDYLDRVLGA from the coding sequence GTGAGCAAGGTTTGGCAGAACTGGAGCCGGATCGAGAGCGTCACCCCGGCGCGGGTGGCGTATCCGGGCAGCCCCGACGAGGTCGTGCAGGCGATCGCCGCCGCGCGCGCCGAGGGGCTGCGGGTCAAGCCGATCGGTGCCGGGCACAGCTTCACGGGTATCGCGATCGCGCCGGGCGTGCAGCTCGACCTGCGCAACCTCCAGGGCGTCGTCCGGGTCGACACCGACCGCGGGCGGGTCACCCTGGCCGCGGGCACCCACCTCTACCGCCTGCCCGAGCTGCTCGCCCCGTACGGCCTGGCGCTGCAGAACATGGGCGACATCGACGCGCAGACCATCGCGGGCGCCACCTCGACCGGCACCCACGGCACCGGCGCGGCCTTCGGCGGCCTGGCCACCCAGATCACCGGCGTCACCCTGGCCACCGCCGACGGCAGCCTGCTGGTGATCGACGAGGAGAACAACACCGACCTGCTCGACGCCGCCCGGCTGGGCCTGGGCGCGCTCGGCGTGCTGGTCGACGTGACCGTCCAGTGCGTGCCCGCGTTCAAGCTGAACGCGGTGGAGAAGCCGGAGCCGCTGGCGGCGGTGCTGAACGCGTGGGAGGAGCGGGCCACCGGCCCGGACCACTTCGAGTTCTACTGGTTCCCGCACACCGCCACGGCGCTCACCAAGACCAACACGCGGCTGCCGATGGACGCCCCCAGCGCGCCGCTGGGCTCGTTCAAGCGCTGGGTCGACGACGACTTCATGTCGAACAAGCTGTTCTCGGCGGTCTGCGGCCTGGGCCGGGCCGTGCCCGCAGTGATCCCGCCGATCAACCGGCTGGCGCAGAAGCTCACCAACAACCGCGAGTTCACCGACGTCTCCACCTCGGTCTTCACCACCAAGCGGGAGGTGCGCTTCCGGGAGATGGAGTACGCGCTGCCCCGCGAGGAGGTCCCCGACGTGCTGCGGGCCCTGGACCGCCTGATCAACCAGAACAACTGGAAGATCTCGTTCCCGGTGGAGGTGCGCGCCGCCGCCCCGGACGGGCTGTGGCTGTCCACCGCGCACGGCCGCGACACCGGGTACGTCGCGGTCCACCGCTACTTCAAGGAGGAGCCCGGCCTGTACTTCACGTACGCCGAGCAGATCTTCCGGGCGCACGGGGGCCGACCGCACTGGGGCAAGATGCACACGCAGAATGCGGAGAGCCTGTCGGCGTCGTACCCCCGCTTCGGCGACTTCCTGGCCGTGCGCGACAAGCTCGACCCGCAGCGGGTCTTCGCCAACGACTACCTCGACCGCGTCCTGGGCGCCTGA
- a CDS encoding right-handed parallel beta-helix repeat-containing protein yields MKALTRLLSVTAVAVIALLGTQSAAAAHEERPTRELAGTGTVPTYRTDGPTLLVCKTDPADFATRIAGFPAELKAANEALWAQCQRDGYRHLQAAVDAAQLPGTIIKMLPGLYLEEPSLAPASGECKAVEDNATRGKVYGYPVLTWDQQLACPHLGNLVAILGKRDLQIEGTGATPLDVIVDAQYRKLNAIRADNADGVYFRNLAAQRSQFNAFYVMETDGFVLDHTLGRWNDEYAFLTFAVDHGLYTDCEGYGNGDSAIYPGAASNINKDRGHDVPRYAVEIQRCYGHHNTLGYSGTAGDSVWVHDSVFTDNTAGIATDSAFPNHPGMPQNHSKFEHNVIAHNNTDYYSNIVDGTCKKPFEQRGYERGVVCPAVGLPVGTGAVNPGGNYNIWRENWIYDNHYSGFVTSFVPGFVRNDTRWAAQFDTSHHNRYLGNHMGVSEKGEQRPNGLNFWWDGQGTGNCWTAMSDTNIRTLPACGDDDLPAIGAHRYLGEPGNTLKMYACANYDQGAQRLPVDCDWFGAYAAKGLGRIEVKWALGGAVVLGLLAIGLYYRRLRASRRALLGMLLAVAGLTVGVFGTVDTGSVLHPIGLALYGAGFALLGLALRTSGARRLGVTTLVVAALALLGAIDHGLLMIPYLPVSPALLRVLTEFVWIPWALGAVVVARRAAAAPEPAPAAA; encoded by the coding sequence ATGAAGGCACTCACTCGACTGCTGAGCGTGACGGCGGTGGCGGTCATCGCCCTGCTCGGCACGCAGTCCGCGGCGGCGGCCCACGAGGAACGGCCCACGCGGGAGCTCGCGGGGACGGGCACCGTCCCGACATACCGGACCGACGGCCCCACCCTGCTGGTGTGCAAGACCGACCCGGCCGACTTCGCCACCCGCATCGCCGGGTTCCCCGCCGAGCTCAAGGCCGCCAACGAGGCCCTGTGGGCGCAGTGCCAGCGCGACGGCTACCGGCACCTCCAGGCCGCCGTCGACGCCGCCCAGCTGCCGGGGACCATCATCAAGATGCTGCCCGGCCTCTACCTGGAGGAGCCGAGCCTGGCCCCGGCCAGCGGCGAGTGCAAGGCCGTCGAGGACAACGCGACCCGGGGCAAGGTGTACGGCTACCCCGTGCTCACCTGGGACCAGCAGCTCGCCTGCCCGCACCTGGGCAACCTGGTGGCGATCCTCGGCAAGCGGGACCTCCAGATCGAGGGCACCGGCGCCACCCCGCTCGACGTCATCGTCGACGCGCAGTACCGCAAGCTCAACGCGATCCGCGCCGACAACGCCGACGGGGTCTACTTCCGCAACCTCGCCGCCCAGCGCAGCCAGTTCAACGCCTTCTACGTGATGGAGACCGACGGCTTCGTCCTCGACCACACCCTGGGCCGCTGGAACGACGAGTACGCCTTCCTCACCTTCGCCGTCGACCACGGGCTCTACACCGACTGCGAGGGCTACGGCAACGGCGACTCGGCGATCTACCCCGGCGCCGCCTCGAACATCAACAAGGACCGGGGCCACGACGTGCCGCGCTACGCCGTGGAGATCCAGCGCTGCTACGGCCACCACAACACGCTGGGCTACTCCGGCACCGCCGGCGACTCGGTCTGGGTGCACGACAGCGTCTTCACCGACAACACCGCGGGCATCGCCACCGACAGCGCGTTCCCGAACCACCCCGGCATGCCGCAGAACCACTCGAAGTTCGAGCACAACGTCATCGCGCACAACAACACCGACTACTACTCCAACATCGTCGACGGCACCTGCAAGAAGCCGTTCGAGCAGCGCGGGTACGAGCGCGGCGTGGTCTGCCCGGCCGTCGGCCTGCCGGTCGGCACCGGCGCGGTCAACCCCGGCGGCAACTACAACATCTGGCGCGAGAACTGGATCTACGACAACCACTACTCCGGGTTCGTGACCAGCTTCGTGCCGGGGTTCGTCCGCAACGACACCCGGTGGGCGGCCCAGTTCGACACCTCGCACCACAACCGCTACCTGGGCAACCACATGGGCGTCAGCGAGAAGGGCGAGCAGCGGCCCAACGGGCTGAACTTCTGGTGGGACGGGCAGGGCACCGGCAACTGCTGGACCGCCATGTCCGACACCAACATCCGCACCCTGCCCGCCTGCGGCGACGACGACCTGCCCGCGATCGGCGCCCACCGCTACCTCGGCGAGCCCGGCAACACCCTGAAGATGTACGCCTGCGCCAACTACGACCAGGGCGCGCAGCGGCTGCCCGTCGACTGCGACTGGTTCGGCGCGTACGCCGCGAAGGGGCTGGGGCGCATCGAGGTCAAGTGGGCCCTCGGCGGCGCGGTCGTGCTCGGGCTGCTCGCGATCGGCCTGTACTACCGCCGCCTGCGCGCCTCCCGCCGCGCTCTGCTCGGGATGCTGCTGGCAGTGGCGGGCCTGACCGTCGGCGTCTTCGGCACCGTCGACACCGGCAGCGTCCTGCACCCGATCGGCCTCGCCCTGTACGGCGCGGGCTTCGCCCTGCTCGGCCTGGCCCTGCGCACCTCAGGCGCCCGCAGGCTCGGCGTCACCACGCTGGTCGTGGCGGCGCTCGCCCTGCTGGGCGCGATCGACCACGGCCTGCTCATGATCCCGTACCTGCCGGTGTCCCCCGCCCTGCTGCGCGTACTCACCGAGTTCGTCTGGATCCCGTGGGCGCTGGGCGCGGTCGTCGTCGCCCGCCGCGCTGCTGCCGCACCCGAACCGGCTCCGGCAGCCGCCTGA
- a CDS encoding acetolactate synthase, translated as MAAAVDGAGIEVSGHGGQLALAALRAAGVGELFTLSGGHVFPLYDAAHTSGFPLYDVRHEQTAVFAAEAVAKLRRRPGVAVLTAGPGVTNGISGLTSAYFNAAPVLVLGGRAPQFRWGSGSLQEIDHLPIVRPVTKHAATVLSTDDIAGAVTAALEHSLTPHRGPSFLDLPLEVVFSTGDAKVSAPQVAVLDPDPDLVERAARRIASAQRPVIIAGSDVYGGDAVEALRAAAEALTVPVFANGMGRGALPPSHPLAFAKARRKALDGADVVVVIGTPLDFRLGFGDFGTAEVIHIVDAPGQRAEHVQVAVSPAGDLRAILTGLAGWTGERADHTDWVGTLRQVEQAAAAKHELEMQAGGELIKPSRVYGELRKVLDADAVTIGDGGDFVSYAGRYLEPSVPGSWLDPGPYGCLGTGMGYAMGARVTYPDRQICVLMGDGAAGFSLMDAESLVRQNLPVVIVVGNNGIWGLEKHPMRAMYGYDVAADLQPGLRYDEVVKAMGGAGETVRDPGQLGAAFTRAFAAGVPYLVNVITDPADAYPRSANLA; from the coding sequence ATGGCGGCTGCGGTGGACGGTGCGGGTATCGAGGTCTCGGGACACGGCGGGCAGCTGGCGCTGGCCGCCTTGCGCGCCGCCGGGGTGGGGGAGCTGTTCACCCTCTCCGGCGGCCACGTGTTCCCGCTGTACGACGCCGCGCACACCAGCGGCTTCCCGCTCTACGACGTACGCCACGAGCAGACCGCGGTGTTCGCGGCCGAGGCCGTGGCGAAGCTGCGGCGGCGCCCCGGGGTCGCGGTGCTCACCGCCGGCCCCGGCGTCACCAACGGCATCTCCGGCCTGACCAGCGCGTACTTCAACGCCGCGCCGGTGCTGGTGCTCGGCGGCCGGGCCCCGCAGTTCCGCTGGGGGTCCGGTTCGCTCCAGGAGATCGACCACCTGCCGATCGTGCGCCCGGTGACCAAGCACGCCGCGACGGTGCTGTCCACCGACGACATCGCCGGTGCGGTGACCGCCGCCCTGGAGCACTCGCTCACCCCGCACCGCGGGCCGTCGTTCCTGGACCTGCCGCTGGAGGTCGTCTTCAGCACCGGCGACGCCAAGGTGTCCGCGCCGCAGGTGGCGGTGCTCGACCCCGACCCCGACCTGGTCGAGCGGGCGGCCCGGCGGATCGCGTCGGCGCAGCGCCCGGTCATCATCGCGGGCTCCGACGTGTACGGCGGCGACGCGGTCGAGGCGCTGCGGGCCGCCGCCGAGGCGCTGACCGTGCCCGTCTTCGCCAACGGCATGGGCCGCGGCGCCCTGCCGCCCAGCCACCCGCTGGCCTTCGCCAAGGCCCGCCGCAAGGCCCTGGACGGGGCTGACGTCGTCGTCGTGATCGGCACGCCGCTCGACTTCCGCCTCGGCTTCGGCGACTTCGGCACCGCCGAGGTGATCCACATCGTCGACGCGCCCGGCCAGCGCGCCGAGCACGTACAGGTCGCGGTGTCGCCCGCCGGGGACCTGCGCGCCATCCTCACCGGGCTGGCCGGCTGGACCGGCGAGCGGGCCGACCACACCGACTGGGTCGGCACGCTGCGCCAGGTCGAGCAGGCCGCCGCCGCCAAGCACGAGCTGGAGATGCAGGCGGGCGGCGAGCTGATCAAGCCGAGCCGGGTCTACGGCGAACTGCGCAAGGTGCTCGACGCCGACGCGGTCACCATCGGCGACGGCGGCGACTTCGTCTCGTACGCGGGCCGCTACCTGGAGCCGTCCGTGCCCGGCAGCTGGCTCGACCCCGGCCCGTACGGCTGCCTCGGCACCGGCATGGGCTACGCGATGGGCGCCCGCGTCACCTACCCCGACCGGCAGATCTGCGTGCTGATGGGCGACGGCGCGGCCGGGTTCTCGCTGATGGACGCCGAGTCGCTGGTGCGGCAGAACCTGCCCGTGGTGATCGTGGTCGGCAACAACGGCATCTGGGGCCTGGAGAAGCACCCGATGCGCGCCATGTACGGCTACGACGTCGCCGCCGACCTGCAACCCGGCCTGCGCTACGACGAGGTGGTCAAGGCGATGGGCGGGGCGGGCGAGACCGTCCGCGACCCCGGGCAGCTCGGCGCGGCGTTCACCCGTGCCTTCGCCGCCGGAGTGCCGTACCTGGTCAACGTCATCACCGACCCCGCCGACGCCTACCCCCGCTCCGCCAACCTCGCCTGA
- a CDS encoding DUF202 domain-containing protein, with translation MSADPGAQAERTRLAWRRTALAATVCALLLARLSATRGLDVAGTVGLSLTALVWLGLLWTAQHRIRAMAVSDPAVVGRTLTAVALSCVGLGLLGVLLILA, from the coding sequence ATGAGCGCCGACCCGGGCGCCCAGGCCGAACGCACCCGCCTGGCCTGGCGCCGCACCGCGCTCGCGGCGACCGTCTGCGCCCTGCTGCTGGCACGGCTCAGCGCCACCCGGGGCCTGGACGTCGCCGGCACCGTCGGACTGTCCCTGACCGCGCTGGTCTGGCTGGGGCTGCTGTGGACGGCGCAGCACCGCATCCGGGCGATGGCCGTGTCCGATCCGGCCGTGGTCGGCCGGACGCTGACCGCCGTCGCGCTGTCGTGTGTCGGATTGGGTCTGCTCGGGGTACTGCTCATCCTCGCCTGA
- a CDS encoding electron transfer flavoprotein subunit beta/FixA family protein yields the protein MKIVVLVKQVPDSGAERNLRADDNTVDRASANNVINEMDEYAIEEALRLQEAHGGEVTVLTMGPERAAESIRKALSMGPDGAVHVLDDALAGSDTLGTSRVLAAAISTLSPDLVICGAEATDARGQVMAHMIAERLGFAALTGARKLTVDGSRLTVERQTEEGYEVVTAATPAVVSVWDTINEPRYPSFKGIMAAKKKPVDTKSLADLGVTAEQVGWAGSATTVLSHSKRPARSAGVKVTDSGDGGVALVDFLSSEKFV from the coding sequence ATGAAGATCGTCGTACTTGTCAAGCAGGTGCCGGACTCCGGCGCCGAGCGCAACCTGCGCGCGGACGACAACACCGTCGACCGTGCCTCGGCCAACAACGTCATCAACGAGATGGACGAGTACGCCATCGAGGAGGCGCTGCGGCTCCAGGAGGCGCACGGCGGCGAGGTGACCGTGCTGACCATGGGTCCGGAGCGGGCCGCCGAGTCCATCCGCAAGGCGCTGTCCATGGGCCCCGACGGTGCGGTGCACGTGCTCGACGACGCCCTGGCGGGCTCCGACACGCTGGGCACCAGCCGCGTGCTGGCCGCCGCGATCAGCACCCTCTCGCCCGACCTGGTGATCTGCGGCGCGGAGGCGACCGACGCCCGCGGCCAGGTCATGGCGCACATGATCGCCGAGCGGCTCGGCTTCGCCGCCCTGACCGGCGCGCGCAAGCTCACCGTCGACGGCTCGCGGCTGACCGTCGAGCGCCAGACCGAGGAGGGCTACGAGGTGGTCACCGCCGCCACGCCCGCCGTGGTCAGCGTGTGGGACACCATCAACGAGCCGCGCTACCCCTCGTTCAAGGGGATCATGGCGGCCAAGAAGAAGCCGGTCGACACCAAGTCGCTGGCCGACCTCGGCGTCACCGCCGAGCAGGTGGGCTGGGCCGGTTCGGCCACCACCGTGCTGTCGCACAGCAAGCGCCCGGCCCGCAGCGCGGGTGTCAAGGTCACCGACAGCGGTGACGGCGGCGTGGCGCTGGTCGACTTCCTGTCGTCCGAGAAGTTCGTCTGA
- a CDS encoding alanine racemase, whose translation MDAATAHLDPVFGALNLAALSHNAHDMLRRAAGVPIRVASKSVRVRAVLDAVLALPGYHGVLAYTLAEGLWLAETIDDVVVGYPSADRAAYAALAADERLAGRVTVMVDSVAHLDLIDAVVPADRRAAPIRVCLELDASWKNPLLGHIGVWRSPVHHAPDARALAEEVVKRPGFRLVGMMGYEAQIAGLGNKPVGQPLRGLMVRAIQRSSTAELHRRRAAAVAAVSELAELEFVNGGGTGSLESSGADSSVTEVAAGSGLFGPHLFDNYAHFSPAPAAAFALPVVRRPAPDRVTLLGGGWIASGPPAPDRLPQPVWPAGLRMVAREMAGEVQTPVVGEPARRLGLGDRVWLRHTKAGELSEHVNELYVVDGERVAGSVATYRGEGKAFL comes from the coding sequence ATGGACGCGGCCACCGCGCACCTCGATCCGGTCTTCGGCGCGCTGAACCTGGCCGCGCTGTCGCACAACGCCCACGACATGCTCCGCCGCGCCGCCGGGGTGCCGATCCGGGTCGCCTCCAAGTCGGTGCGGGTGCGCGCCGTGCTCGACGCGGTGCTGGCGCTGCCCGGCTACCACGGCGTGCTGGCGTACACGCTGGCCGAGGGCCTGTGGCTGGCCGAGACGATCGACGACGTGGTGGTCGGCTACCCCAGCGCCGACCGGGCCGCGTACGCCGCGCTGGCCGCCGACGAGCGGCTGGCCGGCCGGGTCACCGTCATGGTCGACTCGGTGGCGCACCTGGACCTGATCGACGCGGTGGTCCCGGCGGACCGCCGCGCCGCCCCGATCCGGGTCTGCCTCGAACTCGACGCCTCCTGGAAGAACCCGCTGCTCGGGCACATCGGCGTCTGGCGCTCACCGGTGCACCACGCCCCCGACGCGCGGGCGCTCGCCGAAGAGGTCGTCAAGCGGCCCGGCTTCCGGCTCGTCGGCATGATGGGGTACGAAGCGCAGATCGCGGGCCTGGGCAACAAGCCCGTCGGCCAGCCCCTGCGCGGCCTGATGGTCCGCGCGATCCAGCGCTCGTCAACGGCCGAGCTGCACCGCCGCCGCGCCGCGGCCGTGGCCGCCGTGTCGGAGCTGGCCGAGCTGGAGTTCGTCAACGGCGGCGGCACCGGCAGCCTGGAGTCCAGCGGCGCCGACAGCTCGGTCACCGAGGTCGCGGCCGGGTCCGGCCTGTTCGGCCCGCACCTGTTCGACAACTACGCCCACTTCTCGCCCGCGCCCGCGGCCGCGTTCGCGCTCCCGGTCGTACGGCGCCCGGCGCCCGATCGTGTGACACTGCTCGGCGGCGGCTGGATCGCCTCCGGGCCGCCCGCACCGGACCGGCTGCCGCAACCGGTGTGGCCCGCCGGGCTGCGCATGGTCGCCCGCGAGATGGCGGGCGAGGTGCAGACCCCGGTCGTCGGCGAACCTGCCCGGCGACTCGGCCTGGGGGACCGGGTGTGGTTGCGCCACACCAAGGCGGGCGAGCTGAGCGAGCACGTCAACGAGCTGTACGTGGTGGACGGGGAGCGGGTCGCCGGATCGGTGGCCACGTACCGTGGGGAAGGAAAGGCGTTTCTGTGA
- a CDS encoding MFS transporter, whose translation MTEPAILASASSENTAPDGARPAPFAEPTAPVTGRWITLFALAWLGIWMAQLTPVQLLLPVQVEAQLKAHDWVDNVVAFGVVSGIAGAFALLAYPLTGALSDRTVSRFGRRRPWIAAGALLFAGSLVMLGRQDGIVAIGAWWTAAIVGFCVLTAALTATISDQVPVGQRGFVSGWISAPQAVGTIAGIVLVTTVFLGQFTGYASMAVLLVVLVIPFLFTKDAVLTREQRPKLTFGELLSGFWISPKRFPDFGWTLLSRILVNIGNALGTTLLLYFLKYHVKAADPDSSLLVLTLIYMFFVVLASLFLGRLSDRIGRRKLFVLISSALQGIAALLLALFPNLTVATVGAGLLGLGYGCFLSVDQALATQVLPDPAARGKDLGIMNIATAVPQAVAPLLGAVVVAYLGGFGVLYLASGVISVLGALAVLPVRSVR comes from the coding sequence ATGACCGAACCGGCCATCCTCGCCAGCGCGAGCAGCGAGAACACCGCGCCCGACGGCGCGCGCCCCGCCCCGTTCGCCGAGCCGACCGCGCCGGTGACCGGCCGGTGGATCACCCTGTTCGCGCTCGCCTGGCTGGGCATCTGGATGGCCCAGCTGACCCCGGTGCAGCTGCTGCTGCCGGTGCAGGTCGAGGCGCAGCTCAAGGCGCATGACTGGGTCGACAACGTGGTGGCGTTCGGGGTGGTGTCGGGCATCGCGGGCGCGTTCGCGCTGCTGGCGTACCCGCTGACCGGCGCCCTGTCCGACCGCACCGTCTCCCGCTTCGGCCGCCGCCGCCCGTGGATCGCCGCGGGCGCGCTGCTGTTCGCCGGTTCGCTGGTGATGCTGGGCCGCCAGGACGGCATCGTCGCGATCGGAGCGTGGTGGACCGCCGCGATCGTCGGATTCTGCGTGCTCACCGCCGCGCTCACGGCGACCATCTCCGACCAGGTGCCGGTGGGCCAGCGCGGCTTCGTCTCCGGCTGGATCTCGGCCCCGCAGGCCGTCGGCACCATCGCCGGCATCGTGCTGGTCACCACGGTCTTCCTGGGCCAGTTCACCGGGTACGCCTCGATGGCCGTGCTGCTGGTCGTGCTGGTGATCCCGTTCCTGTTCACCAAGGACGCGGTGCTCACCCGCGAGCAGCGCCCGAAGCTGACCTTCGGTGAGCTGCTCAGCGGCTTCTGGATCAGCCCGAAGCGCTTCCCCGACTTCGGCTGGACCCTGCTCAGCCGCATCCTGGTCAACATCGGCAACGCGCTGGGCACCACGCTGCTGCTGTACTTCCTGAAGTATCACGTCAAGGCCGCGGACCCCGACAGCTCGCTGCTGGTGCTGACCCTGATCTACATGTTCTTCGTGGTGCTGGCCTCGCTGTTCCTGGGCCGCCTGTCGGACCGGATCGGGCGGCGCAAGCTGTTCGTGCTGATCTCGTCGGCGTTGCAGGGCATCGCGGCGCTGCTGCTGGCCCTGTTCCCGAACCTGACCGTGGCCACCGTCGGCGCGGGCCTGCTGGGCCTGGGCTACGGCTGCTTCCTGTCGGTGGATCAGGCACTGGCCACGCAGGTGCTGCCCGACCCCGCCGCGCGCGGCAAGGACCTCGGCATCATGAACATCGCCACCGCCGTCCCGCAGGCGGTCGCGCCGCTGCTCGGCGCGGTGGTCGTTGCCTATCTCGGTGGATTCGGGGTGCTGTACCTCGCGTCCGGTGTCATCTCGGTGCTCGGCGCGCTCGCCGTGCTGCCGGTGAGGAGTGTGCGTTGA
- a CDS encoding YidH family protein, with the protein MLARVRNWFDPREVRDVGTTPDYRFSLANERTFLAWIRTGLALIGGGLAVAQFLPPLAVPHMTKVLGVAMIVIGAGCALRAIDHWIRCEVAMRTGRPLPPSRFPAILAVLVALGSLALLAEVLIDVVFKRG; encoded by the coding sequence GTGCTGGCTAGGGTGCGCAACTGGTTTGATCCCCGCGAGGTGCGCGACGTGGGGACGACTCCCGACTACCGCTTCTCCCTCGCCAACGAGCGGACCTTCCTGGCCTGGATACGCACCGGCCTGGCCCTGATCGGCGGCGGCCTGGCGGTGGCCCAGTTCCTGCCGCCGCTGGCCGTCCCACACATGACCAAGGTGCTCGGCGTCGCCATGATCGTCATCGGCGCGGGCTGCGCGCTGCGCGCCATCGACCACTGGATCCGCTGCGAGGTCGCGATGCGCACCGGCCGCCCGCTGCCGCCGTCGCGCTTCCCCGCGATCCTCGCCGTCCTGGTCGCCCTCGGCTCGCTCGCGCTGCTGGCCGAGGTCCTGATCGACGTCGTCTTCAAACGCGGATGA
- a CDS encoding GNAT family N-acetyltransferase, with protein sequence MTEHLDPDAMLVAYDAQLRAHVPPVLPAGVTAEHDGPLLRMVGFDHGGFVVPYRDLSGLDSAELDALIARQRDFFAARGERFEWKLYGHDLPADLPDRLIAAGFEPEELETVVIGPAAPLARPPVLPEGVTLREVSSRADLDRIAAMEEAVWGEDRQWLAEGLEKEIAADPDSVTVVVAEADGTVVSAGWVRYVPGTEFAGLWGGSTLAQWRGRGIYKALVAYRAIRAVERGYTYLQVDASPDSRPILNRLGLASITTTTPYVWSPAE encoded by the coding sequence ATGACTGAACATCTTGACCCCGACGCCATGCTTGTGGCGTACGACGCGCAGCTGCGCGCCCACGTGCCCCCTGTCCTGCCCGCCGGTGTCACCGCCGAGCACGACGGGCCCCTGCTCCGCATGGTCGGCTTCGACCACGGCGGCTTCGTCGTCCCCTACCGCGACCTCTCCGGGCTCGACAGCGCGGAGCTCGACGCGCTCATCGCCCGGCAGCGTGACTTCTTCGCCGCTCGCGGCGAGCGGTTCGAGTGGAAGCTGTACGGCCACGACCTGCCCGCCGACCTGCCTGACCGGCTCATCGCGGCCGGGTTCGAGCCCGAGGAGCTGGAGACCGTGGTGATCGGCCCGGCCGCGCCGCTGGCCCGGCCCCCGGTGCTGCCCGAAGGTGTCACCCTGCGCGAGGTCAGCTCGCGCGCCGACCTCGACCGGATCGCGGCGATGGAGGAGGCGGTCTGGGGCGAGGACCGCCAGTGGCTGGCCGAGGGCCTGGAGAAGGAGATCGCCGCCGATCCGGACTCGGTGACCGTCGTGGTCGCCGAGGCGGACGGCACGGTCGTCAGCGCGGGCTGGGTCCGGTACGTGCCGGGCACCGAGTTCGCCGGGCTGTGGGGCGGGTCGACGCTGGCGCAGTGGCGCGGGCGCGGCATCTACAAGGCGCTGGTGGCGTACCGGGCGATCCGGGCGGTCGAGCGCGGGTACACGTACCTCCAGGTCGACGCGTCGCCGGACAGCCGCCCGATCCTGAACCGCCTGGGCCTGGCCTCCATAACCACGACGACCCCCTACGTGTGGTCACCCGCCGAGTGA
- a CDS encoding PLD nuclease N-terminal domain-containing protein, producing MTRIWLFLFLAEIALTVAALISCLSAEEGQIRALSRGIWVIIILLFSPVGAIAWFVAGREQQPRPGTWRPGAGFPEAERPRQVAPDDDPEFLRRLAREQKKTADDDRELLSKWEMDLRRREEELRRREDPEA from the coding sequence GTGACGCGTATTTGGCTCTTCCTCTTCCTCGCCGAGATCGCGCTGACGGTGGCGGCCCTCATCAGCTGCCTGTCCGCGGAGGAGGGCCAGATCCGGGCCCTGTCGCGCGGCATCTGGGTCATCATCATCCTGCTGTTCTCGCCGGTCGGCGCGATCGCCTGGTTCGTCGCCGGGCGCGAGCAGCAGCCGCGGCCGGGCACATGGCGGCCGGGTGCGGGCTTCCCGGAGGCCGAGCGGCCCCGCCAGGTGGCGCCCGACGACGACCCGGAGTTCCTGCGCCGGCTCGCCCGCGAGCAGAAGAAGACCGCCGACGACGACCGCGAGCTGCTCAGCAAGTGGGAGATGGACCTGCGCCGCCGCGAAGAGGAACTCCGCCGCCGCGAAGACCCCGAAGCTTGA